TACCATGACACTGTTGATCGAACTCAACATTTACTTGGATGAAAATCCTATATTTCCTTTAGAAGaaatagaatataaaattGAAGCAGTTGTCAATTTAGATAATATCTCGAAGTTGTATCCACTTAAAGATGACGGTGACGTTAAGATTTATATGCAAGGTGTTGAATTTTCAGTCCATGAAACTGTTTTAAAAACACGATGTCCGAAAGcgtataaaattattgctCGTCATCAACAAATGTCTGGCAACAATGATAACCAATTAGTTCTTACGGATATCAAgccagagatatttcaaagaGTTTTAGAATTTATCTACACTGGGAAAGTCAAAGACTTGGATAATTATGCAGAATCTTTGCTAGAAGCTGCTTCGCAATATGAATTAATAGGactaaaatatatgtgtgaaTTCTCTCTCGCCGATAATTATCTCACTTATGAAAATTctaaagaaattaaagaattGGCTCTTCGTTGTGGTGCCAGTAAGTTAAGCTTTAACGCAAGTATGCTAAGAAATGATACAACTGTTCCCCTAATGGATTATTCTTGTACACCTAGTGGTACGTTGATA
This genomic interval from Microplitis mediator isolate UGA2020A chromosome 2, iyMicMedi2.1, whole genome shotgun sequence contains the following:
- the LOC130663999 gene encoding speckle-type POZ protein-like A — encoded protein: MPLKKIERNVHTERRIWKFENISETFAKVDPDKDDFSECPVHETCFFSTKFQDHDIDWYVKLKFRRNELKGGIEIYFDAVKKFEPKNHVTCNFYLVDADKNEFFIGRKNRKYDSTYYYYPQTNRGIFYNLVQLPNTEDKLLPNNTMTLLIELNIYLDENPIFPLEEIEYKIEAVVNLDNISKLYPLKDDGDVKIYMQGVEFSVHETVLKTRCPKAYKIIARHQQMSGNNDNQLVLTDIKPEIFQRVLEFIYTGKVKDLDNYAESLLEAASQYELIGLKYMCEFSLADNYLTYENSKEIKELALRCGASKLSFNASMLRNDTTVPLMDYSCTPSGTLICTRLSGKKRVSKNCFKKGIPKGIRIVPY